From a single Arachis hypogaea cultivar Tifrunner chromosome 3, arahy.Tifrunner.gnm2.J5K5, whole genome shotgun sequence genomic region:
- the LOC112734093 gene encoding amino acid transporter AVT1I, with product MEIQNHQVQVSCSSGESLRGGTSFFKTCLNGLNALSGVGILSMPYAVSQGGWTSLILLLIVATVCWYTGLLLQRCMDAHPLIKSYPDIGNVAFGYKGRVVVAIFMYLELYLIAVEFLILEGDNLEKLFPNMNFKIAGLRIRGKAGFVLLTALVILPTTWLKSLGVLAYISVGGVVASLILIVCVVCVGEVDEIGFHQKGELVNWKGLPSTVSLFAFCYCGHAVFPTLRNSMKDRTQFYKVLMVCFITSTITYGSMAIIGYKMFGEHVNSQVTLNLPTKKISTKIAIYTTLINPFTKYAVIITPIANAIEETLPLLYKGRPIVILIRTTIVLSTLLVALFIPFFAYVMAFIGAFLSVAGSWIFPCLCHLKMNKAAQKFGMELVIIIGILFTGSIIAVVGTYISIIQIIRDIKL from the exons TGCCTTGTCAG GTGTTGGGATACTCTCAATGCCATATGCAGTGTCTCAAGGAGGGTGGACGAGTTTAATTTTGCTCCTCATTGTTGCTACTGTGTGTTGGTACACAGGATTGCTTCTTCAAAGGTGCATGGACGCACATCCATTAATCAAATCCTACCCTGACATAGGCAATGTTGCTTTCGGTTACAAAGGAAGAGTTGTGGTAGCCATTTTCATGTACTTAGAGCTCTATTTAATTGCGGTAGAATTTCTCATTCTAGAAGGTGACAACCTTGAGAAGTTGTTTCCAAATATGAATTTCAAGATTGCTGGCCTTAGAATCCGAGGCAAAGCCGGTTTTGTCTTGCTAACTGCGCTCGTGATACTGCCAACCACTTGGTTGAAAAGCTTGGGAGTTTTGGCCTACATTTCTGTTGGTGGGGTTGTGGCTTCTCTTATTTTGATTGTTTGTGTTGTTTGTGTTGGTGAAGTTGATGAAATTGGGTTTCATCAGAAAGGAGAGTTAGTTAATTGGAAAGGGTTGCCTTCTACTGTAAGTCTCTTTGCATTTTGTTACTGTGGACATGCAGTCTTTCCTACACTGCGCAATTCCATGAAAGATAGAACTCAATTCTACAAG GTTTTGATGGTATGCTTCATCACAAGCACTATAACCTATGGGTCCATGGCTATTATAGGGTACAAGATGTTTGGAGAACATGTGAACTCTCAAGTAACCTTAAATcttccaacaaaaaaaataagcaCTAAGATAGCAATTTACACCACATTAATTAACCCTTTTACCAAGTATGCTGTTATAATCACCCCAATAGCCAATGCGATTGAAGAAACATTACCACTTTTATATAAGGGTAGACCTATTGTCATCCTCATCAGAACAACCATTGTGCTAAGCACCTTGCTTGTGGCATTATTCATTCCTTTTTTTGCCTATGTTATGGCGTTTATCGGCGCATTCTTGAGTGTGGCAGGTTCATGGATTTTTCCATGTTTATGCCACTTGAAGATGAATAAAGCAGCTCAAAAGTTTGGAATGGAATTGGTTATTATCATAGGAATTCTGTTTACAGGGTCCATTATTGCTGTAGTTGGTACCTATATCTCCATAATTCAGATAATACGTGACATCAAGCTATGA